The following coding sequences are from one Thermodesulfobacteriota bacterium window:
- a CDS encoding DUF2786 domain-containing protein — protein MNDANDLRSRLYGAWNRNLYLWWDYYNELYLARSLKRPVIRLSPLKGAMGQWDAGIRTLTLAIVHIEDDDWFLVMDTLRHEMAHQYVSEVLRPVNETAHGTAFKEACRKLRCGHKASGRVVPPTEDRALRRLKKVLCLAASPNENEAQRAVQKARELMLKYNLDRVETDRNDDFSCLVLGPVKGRHTAAELRMASLLGRFFFVEVLWQHTYDARRDRAGTVLTVYGTRPNLDMAHYVYDYLWTVMASLWTWYREAHRVPDQRQRQRYFAGVLDGFYRKLEQQERIIRETKALVWRGDPRLTAYYRYLNPRIRTCYGGGVSAGEAYRAGVDDGRRVTLHRPIEQAGSSHGGYITNG, from the coding sequence ATGAATGACGCAAATGATCTGCGTTCCCGGCTCTACGGCGCCTGGAACAGGAACCTTTACCTGTGGTGGGACTATTACAATGAGCTTTATCTTGCCCGGAGCCTGAAGCGACCCGTGATCCGGTTGTCGCCGCTGAAGGGGGCCATGGGCCAATGGGACGCGGGCATCAGGACCCTGACCCTGGCCATCGTTCACATCGAGGACGACGACTGGTTTTTGGTCATGGACACCCTGCGCCACGAGATGGCCCACCAGTACGTCAGCGAAGTCCTGCGGCCGGTCAATGAAACCGCCCACGGAACCGCGTTTAAAGAGGCCTGCCGGAAACTTCGCTGCGGGCACAAGGCTTCCGGCCGGGTTGTGCCCCCGACCGAAGACCGCGCCCTGCGGCGCCTGAAGAAGGTCCTCTGTCTGGCGGCCAGTCCCAACGAGAACGAGGCCCAGCGGGCGGTGCAGAAGGCCCGGGAACTCATGCTCAAGTACAACCTCGACCGGGTGGAGACGGACCGGAACGACGATTTCTCCTGCCTGGTCCTGGGACCGGTAAAGGGCCGGCACACCGCCGCGGAACTGAGAATGGCCTCGCTCCTGGGCCGTTTTTTCTTCGTGGAGGTGCTGTGGCAGCATACCTACGATGCCCGGCGCGACCGGGCGGGAACGGTGCTGACGGTCTACGGGACCCGGCCCAACTTGGACATGGCCCATTATGTTTATGACTATTTGTGGACGGTGATGGCGTCCCTGTGGACGTGGTACCGGGAGGCCCACCGGGTTCCGGACCAGCGCCAGCGCCAGCGGTATTTCGCGGGCGTGCTGGACGGCTTTTACCGCAAGCTGGAACAGCAGGAGCGGATCATTCGGGAGACAAAGGCACTGGTGTGGCGGGGCGATCCCCGGCTGACCGCCTATTACCGGTACCTGAATCCCCGGATCCGCACCTGTTACGGGGGCGGCGTGTCGGCCGGCGAGGCCTACCGCGCCGGCGTCGATGACGGCCGCCGGGTGACCCTGCACCGGCCCATTGAGCAGGCCGGGTCATCCCATGGCGGATATATCACGAACGGGTGA
- a CDS encoding EI24 domain-containing protein, with protein sequence MFPLLKTMRSLTKAKLPGVILLCAFCAITLVVALVVVLTWLGTHFVNIETAWLAALFNAGFGITMGVGGWFMLPVFTVLISGLFQEKVIRRVESVYYPESRANESLNFVAELMHDIRFTIVALALNVIVLPLYLIGIGFAVSIVLNSYLLGREFFESVAGYHIGKVEARRLGKKNRRGRYIGGLIITVITLTPVVNLFAPIIGTVWMTHLYHGIVPEKR encoded by the coding sequence TTGTTTCCTTTATTGAAGACGATGCGGTCGCTGACAAAGGCCAAACTGCCGGGCGTCATCCTGCTCTGCGCGTTCTGCGCGATCACCCTGGTGGTTGCTCTGGTGGTGGTGCTGACCTGGCTGGGCACCCATTTCGTGAATATCGAAACGGCCTGGCTGGCGGCACTGTTCAATGCCGGGTTCGGCATCACCATGGGGGTCGGCGGCTGGTTCATGCTGCCGGTTTTCACGGTGCTGATTTCCGGCCTTTTCCAGGAAAAGGTGATCCGGCGGGTGGAAAGCGTATATTATCCGGAGTCCAGGGCCAATGAGTCCCTTAATTTCGTGGCCGAATTGATGCATGACATCCGGTTCACCATCGTCGCCCTGGCCCTCAACGTGATCGTTCTGCCCCTGTACCTGATCGGGATCGGATTCGCGGTGTCCATCGTCCTGAACAGCTACCTGCTGGGACGGGAATTTTTCGAAAGCGTGGCCGGGTACCATATCGGCAAGGTCGAGGCCAGGCGGCTTGGAAAGAAAAACCGGCGTGGCCGTTATATCGGCGGGCTGATCATCACCGTCATCACGCTGACGCCCGTGGTCAATCTTTTCGCTCCCATCATCGGAACGGTGTGGATGACCCACCTGTACCACGGCATTGTTCCGGAAAAAAGATAA